From one Candidatus Liberimonas magnetica genomic stretch:
- the ptsP gene encoding phosphoenolpyruvate--protein phosphotransferase, which yields MVHIRKADCLEEEAKFIKEKKIDLDFIEIFAGEKNGTSQQIEKLNRFKKELGNKIYIEFIYVLTHEITSDEEEAKKKFNSIIAHQKMLSSVLNRNIGIQVASLDYLTNIKGTLKKPLIMEEDKILSFARAAIEDDKTNIYDKKLLFHELNREIERARRYGSYFSLLFMDIDELKQINDTYGHLTGDEVILKVGEVLKKNVRVIDTAYRFGGDEFVVLAPNTSENEAGLFSRKIIENIRKINIKPKEIGSDNIRVSVSIGVASFNMDNLKSISETLEAADKAVYMAKRLGKNRIYVYEEKNISEHEETKKDNCNIVDKKDKNIRLVIRGIPISPGLSIGNIYVYKDILERDIEYREISVDEVEPEFNRIQKALGFVKDDIEEMGKEMKNHIGKEFSDLFDFHWLVLNDQKLIDELKTDLKLRMVNAENVVKGVFKKWEGRFRESGSDIIKERGDDILDLSKRVLRYLMGIDKNIIEQLPENTIVISKRLLPSDTVYMKRRNVVGMLTEEGSKSSHAALLAKSMRIPYICQFDYDLEDIPSGQPAILNADSGEIVINPDKHEISSLKAIIKQKESEWKNYISRNKNIELKKDNKIIKVLSNVNSREEVVKSLEYGSSAIGLFRLEQLYMQHKTLPSETQLYDALDKCFSGLKGSEITARLLDINNDKTIPYLSFGTEQNSSLGLRGVRMLLGYPQVLETELRVFLKLSAKYKLKILIPMVTIPDDVLKVRQKLNECKNLLKLGNIPFNENILLGAMIEVPAAVLKIDEILNHADFVSIGTNDLIQYTTASGRENSSVSSYYEAGSEMVMEYIERVIKACNNKGKECVLCGDMASDVNYTKDLLKLGLENFSVPTPFVPIIRNKISELLRGGL from the coding sequence ATGGTCCACATAAGAAAAGCAGATTGCCTTGAAGAAGAGGCAAAGTTTATCAAAGAAAAGAAAATTGACCTGGATTTTATAGAAATATTTGCCGGCGAAAAAAACGGAACTAGCCAGCAGATAGAAAAGCTAAACCGTTTTAAAAAAGAATTAGGCAATAAGATATATATTGAGTTTATCTATGTGCTTACACATGAGATAACATCAGATGAAGAAGAAGCAAAAAAGAAGTTTAATTCAATAATCGCTCATCAGAAGATGCTATCTTCCGTGCTTAATAGAAACATCGGTATACAGGTGGCGTCTCTTGATTATTTGACCAATATAAAAGGAACCCTAAAAAAACCGCTTATAATGGAAGAGGACAAGATACTTTCGTTTGCAAGAGCTGCTATTGAAGATGATAAAACAAACATATATGACAAGAAACTTCTTTTTCACGAATTGAACAGAGAAATTGAGAGGGCGAGAAGATACGGGTCATATTTTTCATTGTTATTTATGGACATTGATGAGTTGAAACAGATAAATGATACATACGGGCATTTGACTGGTGATGAGGTAATATTGAAAGTCGGTGAAGTACTAAAGAAAAACGTCAGGGTTATTGATACTGCCTACAGATTCGGCGGCGACGAATTCGTAGTGCTTGCGCCTAACACTTCGGAAAATGAAGCCGGATTATTTTCAAGAAAGATAATTGAAAATATCCGAAAGATAAATATAAAACCCAAGGAAATTGGAAGTGACAATATACGCGTATCTGTAAGCATTGGTGTTGCATCATTTAATATGGACAATTTGAAGAGTATTTCAGAAACTTTAGAAGCAGCAGATAAAGCAGTATATATGGCAAAAAGGCTGGGCAAGAACAGAATTTATGTTTATGAAGAAAAAAATATAAGCGAACATGAAGAAACAAAAAAAGACAATTGTAACATTGTCGATAAAAAGGATAAAAATATCAGGCTGGTTATTAGAGGTATTCCTATCTCTCCGGGTTTATCTATAGGTAATATTTATGTTTATAAAGATATTCTTGAAAGAGATATAGAATACCGCGAGATAAGCGTAGATGAAGTTGAACCAGAATTTAACCGTATACAAAAAGCTCTTGGCTTTGTAAAAGATGATATTGAAGAAATGGGAAAAGAGATGAAAAACCATATAGGTAAGGAGTTTTCTGATCTTTTTGATTTCCATTGGCTTGTGCTTAATGACCAAAAGCTTATAGATGAGCTAAAAACAGACTTAAAATTAAGAATGGTTAATGCAGAAAATGTTGTTAAAGGTGTATTTAAAAAATGGGAAGGCAGGTTCAGGGAATCTGGTAGTGATATTATTAAAGAAAGAGGCGATGACATATTAGATCTTAGCAAAAGGGTCTTGCGCTATCTTATGGGAATAGATAAGAATATCATAGAACAACTGCCTGAAAATACAATTGTTATATCCAAGAGGCTGTTGCCTTCTGATACAGTATATATGAAACGTAGAAATGTGGTCGGGATGCTTACAGAGGAAGGCAGCAAGAGTTCACATGCAGCGCTTCTTGCCAAAAGCATGAGGATACCTTATATATGCCAGTTTGATTATGATTTAGAAGATATTCCATCGGGACAACCCGCTATCTTAAATGCTGATTCCGGCGAGATAGTTATTAATCCTGACAAGCACGAGATATCTTCGCTTAAAGCAATAATTAAGCAAAAGGAATCAGAATGGAAGAATTATATAAGTCGCAATAAAAACATTGAATTAAAGAAGGATAATAAAATAATAAAAGTTTTGTCTAATGTAAATTCCCGCGAAGAAGTGGTCAAATCATTAGAATATGGAAGCAGCGCAATAGGGTTATTCAGGCTGGAGCAGTTGTATATGCAGCACAAAACGCTTCCAAGTGAGACACAATTATATGATGCATTAGATAAATGTTTTTCAGGACTAAAAGGGTCCGAGATAACAGCCCGCCTGCTTGATATTAATAACGATAAAACCATTCCTTACCTTTCCTTTGGTACAGAACAGAACTCGTCGCTGGGACTGCGGGGAGTCAGGATGCTGCTCGGCTACCCGCAGGTATTAGAAACAGAGTTAAGAGTATTTCTAAAACTAAGCGCTAAGTATAAACTTAAAATACTAATTCCTATGGTTACAATTCCTGATGATGTTTTGAAGGTAAGGCAGAAATTGAATGAATGCAAAAACCTGTTAAAGCTGGGAAATATTCCTTTTAACGAAAACATACTTTTAGGCGCTATGATAGAAGTTCCTGCTGCTGTGTTAAAAATTGACGAGATACTAAATCATGCAGATTTTGTAAGCATAGGCACAAATGACCTTATACAATATACTACAGCATCCGGACGTGAAAATTCATCGGTTTCCAGCTACTACGAAGCCGGATCAGAAATGGTTATGGAATACATAGAAAGAGTAATTAAGGCGTGTAATAATAAAGGCAAAGAATGTGTTCTCTGCGGTGATATGGCATCCGATGTTAATTACACAAAAGATTTACTCAAGCTGGGTTTGGAGAATTTCAGCGTCCCTACGCCATTCGTGCCAATTATCAGGAATAAAATTTCCGAATTGTTAAGGGGTGGTTTATGA
- the otsB gene encoding trehalose-phosphatase, protein MKSLLENEKEVLKLMKNKSVVLFLDYDGTLVSLADTPKKAVLPGKVKSLLSALAKLPHVKIVIISGRYLNDVKKMAGLQNITYVGNHGLEIEGPDFIYKAEIAPDVKKLLIAMKSELKDKLSIIKGVLVEDKKLAVTLHYRMVNEKDMPQLNAIFNQLLKKPVKNGKLRIWLGKMCYEIRPSIELNKGTAVLRILSKYASDTSVIPICLGDDLTDEDAFMALKNIGITVFVGEKGSSHADYQLKNPDEVFAFLKSVKNMMCGGAYGPHKKSRLP, encoded by the coding sequence ATGAAATCATTGCTTGAGAACGAAAAAGAAGTCCTAAAATTAATGAAAAACAAGAGCGTGGTGCTGTTCTTGGATTACGACGGCACGCTCGTTTCTTTAGCGGATACTCCCAAAAAGGCGGTTTTACCGGGAAAAGTAAAAAGCCTTTTGAGTGCGCTGGCAAAGTTGCCACATGTTAAGATCGTTATAATTTCGGGAAGATATTTAAATGATGTTAAAAAAATGGCGGGTTTACAAAATATAACTTATGTAGGCAATCACGGGCTTGAGATAGAGGGGCCGGATTTTATATATAAAGCGGAAATTGCGCCGGATGTTAAGAAGCTATTGATAGCCATGAAGTCCGAACTTAAAGACAAACTATCAATAATCAAAGGAGTATTAGTAGAAGACAAAAAACTTGCGGTTACCCTGCATTACCGCATGGTTAATGAGAAGGATATGCCGCAATTAAATGCAATATTCAATCAGCTGTTAAAAAAACCTGTAAAAAACGGGAAACTTAGGATTTGGCTTGGGAAAATGTGTTATGAAATCAGGCCCAGCATTGAACTGAACAAAGGAACCGCTGTTTTACGGATTTTATCAAAGTACGCTTCAGACACTTCGGTAATCCCTATATGTTTAGGCGATGATTTAACTGATGAAGATGCTTTTATGGCCTTGAAAAACATAGGAATAACCGTATTTGTGGGTGAGAAAGGCAGTTCTCATGCTGATTACCAGCTTAAAAACCCTGACGAAGTTTTTGCATTTCTTAAATCAGTTAAGAATATGATGTGTGGAGGTGCTTATGGTCCACATAAGAAAAGCAGATTGCCTTGA
- a CDS encoding sigma-70 family RNA polymerase sigma factor, translated as MENKKTDVFKELIELGKSHGFITYDEINKNIPGTVMSPEKIDEFFGTLDELGIAVVDKGKEFTQKPAEVIEVLQKEEDEDEITNPVRMYLSEMAKVSLLDRTTEVNLARSIRENEKLLKHLVLESPIILKEIRNWETLISQQEMTPKELMPRGRKSTGQLRRMRQKIRKAVNQITKHEKKIEKAQEKLKKSKVTDKEKSKLSVFIESMSAEIINIIVGLNLNQDKIKRLINKIKTTATKIRELEDELKRYEKKLKMPYNKVLQLYRLYKTKRVSFNEFKRQTGYTPTGIEALIQNLEAVLHRRRRVGDGLSVSREDLLTTDERIRELEQVIHDDKMKLIQANFRLVVSIAKKHVGMSNLELSDLIQEGNLGLSKAVEKFEWKRGFKFSTYATWWIRQSINRAIADQSRTIRIPVHMKELISKLTKVKKRYQQEYGRDPTIEEYCKLLRMSSDRMRKVLKMMQDPISLATPIGEEEDSRLEDFIEDHNNPSPVQKNNEYRVQMEIEKVLCTLTPREADIIRLRYGIGVGYPRTLEEVGKIFGVTRERVRQIEAKAIRKLRHPSRSKQLREYLE; from the coding sequence ATGGAAAACAAAAAAACAGATGTATTCAAAGAACTAATAGAACTCGGCAAAAGCCACGGGTTTATAACTTATGATGAGATAAATAAAAATATACCGGGTACAGTTATGTCCCCTGAGAAAATAGATGAATTTTTCGGGACGCTCGATGAACTGGGCATAGCGGTAGTCGACAAAGGAAAAGAATTTACACAAAAACCGGCCGAGGTAATAGAAGTACTGCAAAAAGAAGAAGATGAGGATGAGATAACAAACCCTGTAAGGATGTATTTGAGCGAAATGGCCAAGGTCTCGCTTCTTGACCGTACTACTGAGGTAAACCTGGCACGCAGTATAAGGGAAAATGAAAAATTGCTTAAACACCTGGTGCTTGAATCCCCAATAATATTAAAAGAAATACGGAACTGGGAAACGTTGATAAGCCAACAGGAAATGACTCCCAAAGAACTGATGCCGAGAGGAAGAAAATCTACAGGACAGCTTCGCAGGATGCGCCAAAAAATAAGAAAAGCCGTAAACCAGATAACAAAACATGAGAAAAAAATAGAAAAGGCCCAGGAGAAGCTTAAAAAAAGCAAGGTCACAGACAAGGAAAAAAGCAAATTATCTGTTTTTATTGAATCCATGAGCGCGGAGATCATCAATATAATAGTTGGCCTTAATCTGAACCAGGATAAAATAAAGAGGTTGATCAACAAGATAAAAACTACTGCAACAAAGATCAGGGAACTGGAAGACGAGCTAAAACGTTATGAAAAAAAGCTTAAGATGCCCTACAATAAGGTTTTACAGCTTTATCGTTTATATAAAACAAAAAGGGTCAGTTTCAACGAATTTAAACGGCAGACGGGATATACCCCCACCGGTATAGAAGCTTTGATACAGAATCTAGAGGCCGTACTGCATAGAAGAAGAAGAGTAGGAGACGGGCTTTCTGTCAGCCGGGAAGACCTCCTGACAACGGATGAAAGGATAAGAGAACTCGAACAGGTTATTCATGACGATAAAATGAAACTTATTCAGGCGAATTTCCGCCTCGTAGTATCGATAGCAAAAAAACATGTCGGAATGAGCAACCTGGAGCTTTCAGACCTCATTCAGGAAGGGAACCTAGGCCTGTCAAAGGCTGTTGAAAAATTCGAGTGGAAACGCGGTTTCAAATTCTCAACTTATGCCACTTGGTGGATCAGGCAATCTATAAACAGGGCTATAGCAGATCAGTCGAGGACAATACGTATCCCTGTCCATATGAAAGAGCTGATATCCAAGCTTACAAAAGTCAAAAAACGTTACCAGCAGGAATACGGCAGAGACCCTACGATCGAAGAATACTGCAAACTGCTTCGGATGTCAAGCGACAGGATGAGGAAGGTCTTAAAAATGATGCAGGACCCGATCTCCCTTGCAACTCCAATCGGCGAAGAGGAAGACTCAAGACTTGAAGATTTTATAGAAGACCATAATAACCCGAGCCCTGTGCAGAAAAACAATGAATACAGGGTGCAGATGGAGATAGAAAAAGTTTTATGCACGCTTACTCCAAGAGAAGCGGATATAATCCGCCTGCGTTACGGTATAGGGGTCGGTTACCCGAGGACTTTAGAAGAGGTTGGAAAGATATTCGGGGTTACCAGGGAAAGGGTCAGGCAGATTGAGGCAAAAGCTATCAGAAAATTAAGGCATCCTTCAAGAAGCAAACAATTGAGGGAATATTTAGAATAA
- a CDS encoding trehalose-6-phosphate synthase: MKRILLFTLPILVIIAGVFAVFGFLQVRFQEERLYDDLKRKAKNVAESMELSARDIFIKNDVKTAQRLADIFQKRERLQGCVFYSRDMKVLAVTEKVVEFLGKDEKGLIKISIIKGEPADETEKHKEYSLYSYIFPVRNDNNEVLGVLKVIYDTSYINNTLTELWRRTSITLFGLIIAIVIVILILQRQIFTLPLRRLTEWFQLFQKGDIDDQFKIKDIDDFGKFASEVEQVALGLRVARKSLSTEALRNLNKAELWDETKLKNLVHAKLGENSFFVVSNREPYMHVLDEDTNQPKCIRPASGVVTALDPILKACGGMWIAQGSGQADRKFVNSKDKLGVPPQDIHYILKRIWLSKEEENGYYLGFSNEGLWPLCHITYTRPTFRQTDWEVYKKVNEKFAESILEELPSKTPFVFIQDYHFTLLPKLIKEKRPDAIVAMFWHIPWPNPEVFSICPYQEEILDGMLGCDLIGFHVQYHCNNFIDTCNRLLESRIDTEKFSVVRNNKETLIRAFPISVDTNTYAGSKETAQSVNDIKKEYDLEDKIIGIGVERIDYTKGLVERMLAIEKLLEKYPEYRKKIVYIQLAAPSRTHIKKYHELMGEIDEVVERINWKYSDNGWKPIIYLKQHFSSDEIKPYYAMADFCLVSSLHDGMNLVAKEYIASKTDYNGSLILSCFTGAARELADAIQINPYSIDKFADAIRFAVEMPKEEKVKRMKNMHNIVKENNVFKWAGAIINDLTGLKK, encoded by the coding sequence ATGAAAAGAATTCTATTGTTTACATTGCCGATTCTTGTGATAATTGCGGGCGTATTCGCTGTTTTTGGATTTTTGCAGGTGCGTTTTCAGGAAGAAAGGCTTTATGACGACCTGAAACGGAAAGCTAAAAATGTTGCTGAAAGTATGGAACTATCGGCAAGAGATATTTTTATAAAAAATGATGTTAAGACCGCTCAGCGCCTTGCGGATATATTCCAGAAAAGAGAACGCCTGCAAGGTTGCGTTTTTTACAGTAGGGATATGAAAGTATTAGCTGTTACTGAAAAGGTAGTTGAATTTCTTGGCAAAGATGAGAAAGGGCTGATAAAGATATCTATTATCAAAGGTGAGCCGGCTGATGAAACGGAAAAGCATAAAGAGTATTCCTTGTACAGTTACATATTCCCGGTTAGAAACGATAATAATGAGGTTTTAGGTGTATTAAAAGTAATATATGATACTTCCTATATTAATAATACGTTAACAGAGTTATGGCGAAGGACCAGTATAACTCTTTTTGGGCTTATAATTGCTATTGTGATAGTCATTTTAATCCTGCAAAGACAGATATTTACGCTACCTTTAAGGCGGCTTACAGAATGGTTCCAACTTTTCCAGAAAGGCGATATTGATGACCAGTTTAAGATTAAAGATATTGATGATTTCGGGAAATTCGCAAGCGAAGTGGAACAAGTAGCTTTGGGGCTGCGGGTAGCAAGGAAATCCCTTTCAACTGAAGCATTACGAAATTTAAATAAGGCTGAACTCTGGGATGAAACAAAACTTAAAAACCTGGTTCATGCAAAACTCGGGGAAAACTCGTTTTTTGTGGTTTCAAACAGGGAACCATATATGCATGTTTTAGATGAAGATACAAACCAGCCTAAATGTATAAGGCCTGCAAGCGGTGTGGTTACGGCCCTCGATCCTATACTAAAAGCCTGCGGCGGGATGTGGATAGCTCAGGGCAGCGGCCAGGCTGATAGAAAGTTTGTGAATTCTAAAGATAAACTGGGAGTACCTCCGCAGGATATTCATTATATACTAAAAAGAATATGGCTTTCAAAGGAAGAAGAAAACGGGTACTATCTTGGTTTTTCAAACGAAGGTTTGTGGCCTCTTTGCCATATAACATATACGAGGCCTACTTTCAGGCAGACGGATTGGGAGGTTTATAAAAAGGTCAACGAGAAGTTTGCCGAGAGCATTTTGGAGGAACTGCCTTCAAAAACACCTTTTGTATTTATTCAGGACTACCATTTTACGCTGCTTCCCAAATTAATCAAGGAAAAACGGCCGGACGCTATAGTTGCGATGTTCTGGCATATACCGTGGCCTAACCCTGAAGTGTTTTCAATATGTCCGTACCAGGAAGAAATACTTGACGGGATGCTTGGCTGCGATTTGATAGGTTTTCATGTTCAATACCACTGCAACAATTTTATAGATACCTGTAACCGCCTTCTTGAAAGCAGGATTGATACAGAGAAGTTCAGCGTTGTAAGAAATAATAAGGAAACATTGATACGGGCTTTTCCTATAAGTGTTGATACAAATACATATGCAGGCTCGAAAGAAACTGCTCAATCTGTAAACGACATAAAAAAAGAATACGATTTGGAAGATAAAATAATCGGCATAGGTGTTGAAAGGATTGATTACACAAAAGGGCTTGTTGAAAGGATGTTGGCAATAGAAAAACTGCTTGAAAAGTATCCGGAATATAGAAAAAAGATAGTGTATATTCAGCTTGCCGCGCCATCCCGGACACATATTAAGAAATATCATGAATTGATGGGCGAGATTGATGAGGTGGTAGAAAGGATAAACTGGAAGTATTCAGATAACGGCTGGAAACCGATAATCTATTTAAAGCAGCATTTTTCAAGCGATGAGATAAAGCCGTATTATGCTATGGCAGATTTCTGCCTGGTCAGTTCTTTGCATGACGGCATGAACCTGGTGGCTAAAGAATATATCGCCTCCAAAACCGACTATAACGGAAGCTTGATTTTAAGTTGTTTTACCGGAGCTGCAAGGGAGCTTGCAGATGCCATACAGATTAACCCGTATTCAATAGATAAATTTGCCGATGCAATAAGGTTTGCTGTTGAGATGCCAAAAGAAGAAAAAGTTAAACGTATGAAGAATATGCACAATATTGTAAAAGAGAACAATGTTTTCAAATGGGCAGGTGCAATTATTAACGATTTGACGGGATTAAAAAAATAG
- a CDS encoding mechanosensitive ion channel family protein, whose translation MIMNILKGDGILFAAGVFVGVFITGVALRNIFFKYLSGWAKSTKTEIDDIVIAALKKPSLLWCVMLSLYFSVKYAPMNNELITIAGKAIVILAITSITFVLSNILTKLISLASKGIEKASGMASLTHNLTKIAVFSIGAIVILHTMGVSITPFLATLGVGGLAIALALQDTLSNLFAGFYIIVSNQVRVGDYIKLETGEEGYVADINWRTTKVRMLANNLILIPNDKLTKTIITNYHMPDKEMAVLINLGVHYNSDLNKVERITCETAKEIMKTVNGGVPEFEPFIRYHTFGDSSIQFTVILRVKEFVDQYLIKHEFVKKLHEKYKEENITIPYPIRAINYIQEKAELK comes from the coding sequence ATGATTATGAATATTTTAAAAGGAGACGGGATACTGTTTGCCGCGGGGGTATTCGTAGGGGTATTTATTACGGGTGTGGCTCTGCGAAATATATTTTTCAAATACCTGTCTGGTTGGGCAAAATCAACTAAAACTGAGATAGATGATATTGTAATTGCTGCCCTTAAAAAGCCTTCTTTATTGTGGTGTGTAATGCTTAGCTTATATTTTTCAGTTAAATATGCTCCAATGAATAATGAACTTATTACGATAGCAGGAAAAGCTATTGTAATACTCGCAATAACATCTATAACGTTCGTATTATCAAATATATTAACGAAACTGATATCGTTAGCGTCCAAAGGTATTGAGAAAGCCTCCGGCATGGCAAGCCTTACTCATAACCTTACAAAAATTGCCGTTTTTAGCATCGGGGCTATAGTAATTTTGCATACCATGGGTGTTTCAATAACCCCTTTCCTTGCAACATTAGGCGTGGGCGGGTTAGCGATAGCTCTGGCTTTACAGGATACTTTATCCAATCTATTCGCAGGGTTTTATATTATTGTTTCCAATCAGGTAAGGGTCGGAGATTACATTAAACTCGAAACAGGCGAAGAAGGATACGTGGCTGATATAAACTGGCGGACTACAAAAGTAAGAATGCTGGCGAATAACCTCATACTTATCCCGAATGATAAACTTACGAAAACAATAATAACGAATTATCATATGCCTGATAAAGAAATGGCAGTTCTAATAAATCTGGGAGTTCATTATAACAGCGACCTAAATAAGGTTGAAAGGATTACTTGCGAAACGGCCAAGGAAATAATGAAAACCGTAAACGGCGGCGTTCCTGAATTTGAGCCGTTTATCCGTTATCATACTTTTGGTGATTCAAGCATACAGTTCACGGTCATCTTGCGGGTAAAGGAGTTTGTGGATCAATACCTGATAAAGCACGAATTTGTAAAGAAACTCCATGAAAAATATAAAGAGGAAAATATTACTATCCCGTATCCTATACGGGCTATCAATTACATACAGGAAAAGGCGGAATTGAAATGA
- a CDS encoding DUF2892 domain-containing protein encodes MVKNIGTLDSILRIVIALTLGLLYLKGFISGIFGVILLIIAFILFMTSFVGLCPIYSILKISTAKKEETNK; translated from the coding sequence ATGGTGAAAAACATCGGTACATTGGATTCTATTTTAAGGATCGTCATTGCTTTAACATTGGGATTGCTGTATTTGAAAGGTTTTATAAGCGGGATATTCGGTGTTATTTTATTGATAATTGCTTTTATTTTGTTTATGACAAGTTTTGTAGGTTTATGCCCTATATACTCCATATTAAAGATATCAACCGCAAAGAAAGAAGAAACCAACAAATAA